The nucleotide sequence GATGTCTCGTGGGGAGTTCAGATCAGACCACTCCCATCCCCTCCAAGACCCCAGTGTTCACTCGGTGCGCGGCCGAGCCCGATACGTAGTCAAAGAGATGTCTCGTGGGGAGCTCAGATCAGACCATTCCCATCCCACATACGACCCTACCCCATCCccatacccacccccacccaaacTACTGCAATCTGTGGAACAGTTCAGTGTTTACTCTGTGCACGGCGGAGCCCGAGACGTAGCCGAAGAGATGCCTCGTGAACAACTCTGCGAGCGCCGTGATGTCTTCTCTGTCTAGCGAATGGACAAAGCGTGTGACGCACTCCTCGGTgaactgacacagacacagctgACCGTTGATGTGTCGTTGctgtggtggatgggggagcacACCGCGGACAAGCTTGAACAGGTAGGCTGACGCTGTCATCACAGTGAGGCGTTCTGACATGGACACCTGTACAAAAAACATGAAACGTAATATTTGAGGGAATCCTAAGGCGACGGTCAAATGACACATCTTGCTCAGACGTATTGAAAAACCCAAACCACAAAGTTTGTGCCAGTGGAAACTGTCTTGTTGTTATATTTGAGAAAAGCACAAGGCGTACGTAGGTCAACATATTACATATCAAATTAAGGCATGCTATGACGTATTAAAAACCCAAAATCACAACGTCTGTGCATAGATGTGTGTTGACATACATATCTCTGGTTTGTGCCAGTAGTGGAAGATGATGGTTACAGGTTACAAATGGCTTCTTGTAATGCAATCCCCAATATCTACTTTTGTCTTTTCGACTCAcagcccccctctctcttaAAACTTAAATCAACGCTTGCTCAGACATATTGAAAACCTTAAAACCACAAAGTCTTTAGCAGTGAAGGCTGATTGTTTCAGGTTCCAAATGGCTACATGCAAAGCAATCCCAAATGTGAACCTTTGTCTATTGTTCCTTGTCCGTCTTTGTTGTCTACTTCCCCTGTATCTGTtgtctctgacccccccccccccaccttctcgtaaatttcattttgaaaaaaaaaagagtttcaGTTCTAAACGTTTACGTTTGCATTTGATTTAGAGTGATAAACGATTTAGAGTGATAAACCGGCAAAACGAGAACGACACAATTTTAACGCTTTCTAAGACAAACTACAAATGATTCCATGCAAGGCAACCCCAAGTGTGGAAAACCCGAATGGCCACTGGCAAGCAGGAGTCTGAGCCTTTAAAATTGTCTCATTTATTTTTCTCTGCTTGCATTAAACTGTGGCCTTTGTGTggtttttctttgctttttgtgcTTTCGAATTTTTTCCTTATTCTGATTCTCAattctgcctttctgtctgtttttactCTGCCCCTCTGAATCTTTTTCATTATTTCTCCCTCCTTTTATcttcttttcttcatttttcgctctatctctgtctctgtctctgtctctttctctctctctctttcccctctctctctctctctctgtctcactctcgcGCGCtctttccccccccctctctctgtctcactctcgcactctctctttttccgtctctctctctctctctctctctctctctctctctctatccgtcTTGTCCGtcttactatctatattatgtgcgtctgtaaagttaaagttcagtttcagtctctctctctctctctctctctctctctctctctctctctctctctctctctctctctctctctctcgatctctctatccgtcttgtccgtctctctgtctgtctctatctctaagatgtgcatttattgttgtctttttatttcaaaaggTTAATGGGTCACGTAGTCTTGTAGGATCTCAGAACTCTCCGCGCTGTCATCGTCTACTCCCTCCCACGCTTAGAGTGTGTGTTCCTCATGTTGCTCTTACTACACGACACCCTAATGGGGTAGACGGACGTCCATTATGACATTTTTTCTGAGATATGTTTTTCTggctctctctgtttctgtcttttttccattctgtttatctcttcctctgtctgtctctttcttgctcttgctctgtatgtctctttcttgctcttgctctgtatgtctctttctctgtctgtctctttctctgtatgtctctttcTCAGGCTGTCtcattatttgtctgtctgcctgtgtcttttATCCTAATCGCTGCTTTTGTCACCATaatatttgtctgtttgtctttctaccagtctgtctatctgcctctctctttctctctctctctctctctctctctctctctctctctctctctctctctctctctctctttctctcatatcGTTGTGGAGTTTTGTACCCTTTTTGCGCACTTCAATTTCAAAGTCTGAACGATCAATAACGGTCTGCAGACAAATCATGCGTAATGAGCGTAAAATGGCGAGAATTATACTCGCCAGCGCTGTAACTTCAGATTTATTGCAGAAAAGTTTTGTTTGAAATAACGGCAAGAAACAAAGaggaaaagaaataaaactTGCTCTGGCTACAAAGTTTGTGAATTACAAATTTaagcgatttaaaaaaaaagaaagagaaaagataattagaaaagaaaaaggaactttgagggaacaacaacaacaacaacaacaacaacaacaacaacaacaacacagatttactggccgagtgcgataaatcttcaagacTTTTGATTCCTTTGACAAAATAACATATATtataactagatgaatacccgcttcgccgggtacggcttcgccgggaagaagtacccggcaaagccgggtgtacgccggcttagccggcgcaccgtacgaaggaagggagataaacgcgcaaaacactggagaagataaggaagagttactgggaatggatgtacagaaaaaccaaaatcggttcagcgctgcgcgctgagagcacgcacgtgttcaaaattttccacgattgtgtccgaGATCTACCttaatatgcccaccaaatttgaggcagatccatcgagaactttggccgtgaatcgtgaacacacagacagacacacacacacacacacaagccgtatatagagaTAACATATGATGCTCGTATTCTGTGTAAAAACCAGGATAGATCAGGGATGGTGAACGTGATCGCTCACATGTGACGCAAATGTGCGTGCCAtttaagtgtgagtttagatagagcggacagcgtcagataaactctatttaaacgagacagattagccgcgggtggaggaggaggatgttagatacttgaggtaggcctaaagggatcagtgttggcaggtatggaagagagggtagtaaagcaggatatcaacacttaggcccgtaattagaaagagaggggagaggaggatttgtgaaagtcaaggagaagAGTCCAGCCGCAATGGccatgttgccggggggcttgcacgtgtgatgcatcagcgggggtctataagaacgggagagcaacacattgtggtcagtccttaccagcgcggcgcagcgggcatatgccaactatttcttactGCAATATGGACTTCGAATTTGGAGCGTGGGCGACAGATCTGCCTTTAACGGTGGTTAAAGTTCTCCAGGATGAGGAGTTGAACACCCTCAATGTGCTGAGTAATGTGACTGCCCAGGATTTGGAGGGCCTGGGTCTCAAGCGTGGCCACTACGTAGCGCTGAGAGTAGCAGTGGCGGCCCTGCAAAAGCGAAGCGGGGGAGGGCCACTATCCCAGCGGGTGACTGAGGAAAACAGCGTGGAACCACCCCAGGGACTGTTAGGCGGCTTGTCACTGCAGCCAACAGGTGAGACCTCCTATCTTTCCATTCTGGATTTTGTGCCGGGGTCGATGGCGGCCGAGGAAGAAGTGACACTCGGGGGAGGTGTCATCCTAAAACTCAACCAGagaccaaaacttgacaaagtctccccctgccactggattgtgGCAAACGCACGCATCATGGCGAGGTTGATTGCTGAGAAGCCCGGGTTTGACTCGACCGCCTACCTCCGGTACACAGAGATGATAGGCGAGCTGGGGGCTCACATGTGACGCAAATGTGCGTGCCATTTAAAGGTGTTGATTGCTATTGCAAATGAGTTTCATCAGGTTAGTATTGCTCAGGTTAGTATTGCTGTTCTCACGTGagttcaaaataaaactgaACACTCCATTTTCACAGAAACCTATTTTCCTACGCCTTCGTTGCTTTACTTGAAactgacaaaaacacacaaacatttcacgagattgtttgtttgattacaTTTCCACTCACAGATGATGATGCTCTTCTCATGTGATCTGAGATTAAATGTGTTAAAAATTATTTGTGTTTCCCTGTATAAATCCGATGTCATTGTACCATTTTGCAGACGACGCTAAATGAGTATTAGGTATTGTGTAGGAAACTCTCACTTGTGGTATGTACTCAAAAATAAAGCAAATCCGTTTTGTACATTGGGTTCACATTTGGTCTGTTGTTACATGATTCTTTCAGATCGACGGATTGGCTGGATGTTTTGATACAGCTTTCAgtcgtgttagtgtgtgtgtgtgtgtgtttgtgtgtgctcgACGGATAGCATGCGTTTGGTTATTTCTTAATGTAGGTCAATGTGCACACTCGAATGGTATTTTTTTCGTTCTCCAAAAGTCGATTTGTAAAAGGGAGAAAACTCTATAATGAGTCAACAGATTACCTCCCTTGTCGAACTCTTGTCTGCAGAGAGTCCCGAATTACCGGGGAGGCTTCCTTAATTGGTTAAATTTGATCTCAACTGCTTCAATTTCTGACCTGCAAGCCCGAAATCattgagaaaaaaatgacattttccCGTCAGCAACGACCAGGTTTGTGCTCAaaatttcacaaaaacatttacgcccaaaacataacaaaactaaaaacaaaaacaaaacgaacaaaacTCTACACTGATAATTTGAAGGGCTAttattatgttgttgtttttgctcaAGGAGACAATAATTGCGCtccttttgggaaaatgttgatGCTTGAAAAGACACTGAGAGAGATGATGCGTGAATAATGTAAAGATAATAACAGAACAAAAATGTGTATAACGTGAAAAATAAAACTAACACATGGATGCTCACGACTTTTTTTAAGTCCCAAGAAAGGAAAGGTGTTTTACATGCAGTAAAACATTATCAACGAAATTTAAATATAGATTTTAAAAATAACTAAGTATTGTCCCAAATGTTGGCATATAAACTTGTTTTGAAATCTGATTCAAAGATTTTGCATAAGAAGTTGGTTTATAAGGATGGTCCGTTGAAATCAATTGAGAAATGGTCACACAAATGAATATCAGTCTGGATAGGACAACAGTTTTTCACACTGCGCACATTGGATTTTCTCAAAGGAATTGATTATGTTTGGTTGTAAAGAGGATGTACATACAGACAGGGTTTTTGATCTGTTCTTGTTGTTAGCAAAATATTATTTGTATACCGCAAGACAAAGACATGCTGCCACACATTGACATTATTGAGAACATTTTACAACGATTTGGAATAGAAAAATATAACGCCTTAATTAGTAGAAATAGTCCACAATTCTATGCATATGCTAAATGGAACCATTATAATTATGGAACATTTGTGATCATGGTCCTGGTTTTTTTGGTCTCCTATTATAAGTGTCCAGTCTAAATGCCTTCTCTGTCCACAAGCCATTTGTTTTTAGTTGAACCTGTATTCAATAACGATAACTCAAACccccaccatctctctctctctctctctctctctctctctctctctctctctctctctctctctctcactctctctctctctcactctctgtctctctctctctctatctctctctctctctctctctctctctctctctctctctctctctctctctctctctccctctctctctctctctctctctctctctcctccttacaCCCCTTTTCCTGTTCACAAACCTTCACCCATATAAATGTATGTTGAATGCAAGTAGATTGTATGTACGTGCCAATATATATTTGTAAACATGTGCACGTGtttaaatatgttttttttaaagtcccAAGAAAGGAAGTCTAACAGGAAGGTTCGCGTGCACAAGACAGCCAGGAAATCGATTAGCAGAGATAGAcggaaggagagggagagatgtggggagaaagagaggaagggaAGGCAGAGGGAGGCAGAGAGATGAACGAAGGTGTTGAGTAATTCATCAAAGGGTTGCATAGTTATGGAGTTCTTCCAGTGAACAATTTCCCAGAATAACCCATTCTATTCTTAGTAACATCGGCTTCTGGTAAAAGCGCCATGGGCAAATGTATCACCGCGAGTCGACTGCATGTAATGGTCGTTAACAACTTCTAATCATAATGTACTTCTGGTTCAGTTTATTGGAAACCTTGTTGTTATTTATTATAAAAGTTGTGCGAGAACGAAACTTCAACAAGACAATCATGACGACCAAAAAAACCGAGAAAAACGCAAACCAACTGTTCAACGAAATGTTttagaaaaaaacaattttagCAATGTATTAATATAGACCTTTTCTTTATTAAACGAAAACCAGTTTTAAACACAAAAACATTCAATAATAACAATTGTCCGGTATATACAAAAAATAACAACTGAGGTTGTAAAACCTGTCATTTTGAATTTCGTAAAAAATATTCAAACGCCTCCGGACAGTGCTGTGTGTAAATTATAAACAAGATTTATTTTGAGAGGAAAAATCGATTCATTTTCACGATACCTCTTGGCAAATCATCAACGCCTCGTGCAGAGGCTGCCAAAAATAACATCAATTCCGGGACCTGGAGAAAATTCAAACCAAAACACTGCCAACACTCAGGTTTTGTGAGTGGGTGTTTTTTGATGTTGAACGACAACAATAATTAATTTTATGCAGTCAATGCTAAGAGGCATATTTATTTCCAATACGAAAATAGTTGTTTTTGAACACAAACGTCTGGGGGATCTTTCACAAGAttattaccggcacggttggcctagtggtaaggcatccgccccgtgatcgggaggtcgtgggctcgaaccccggccgggtcatacctaagactttaaaattggcaatctagtggctgctccgcctggcgtctggcattatggggttagtgctaggactggttggtccggtgtcagaataatgtgactgggtgagacatgaagcctgtgctgcgacttctgtcttgtgtgtggcgcacgtaaaatgtcaaagcagcaccgccctgatatggcccttcgtggtcggctgggcgttaagcaaataaacaaacaaacaaacaagattaTTGTTCCTGCTGATCGTcaaatttgttttgttaaaaaaaaaaccatacacATATCAGAGCCCACTACGCATGGCTGCCACTCACATGCCTTGGCTTCAAGCGGCGCAACTCGTCCACAGCCCGTAAAAAAACCGGAAGAGTTATCTATATATAGAGAAAACGTGTATTGCTTCCTTTTAGTTACGTGCAAAACTCCAAACACAAATAGACTGAAAACGTTCTCAAATGTAtactcgcttgtgtcttccaaGCGAGCTTCTGGACAAATTTTTCAGATGCGTTTATTTTCTGTAGTCTCAACTGTGTTTGACTGTCCACTTAAAATACTCCTGGGTCGAAGaccagtgaacgtaacgttttggtTGTGTTGTGAATATAACGTTCTGATaccatacctttcttgtttttgtttttttgattatTTGTTGCTTGCGACAAAGCTTCATCGTGTAGCTCGTCCCTATGGTAATTGTGATACCTGCTTGTACACTCACCTGTAACAGGTAAGACTTGTCTCTGGCGTAGAACTCCACCAGTCTCATCAGTTTGTCCCAGTCGTCCTCCAGACAGGTGAACAGCAAGAGATCCACGCTCCGCTAAACACAAGCAATGATGTGGAGGGGTGCGGGTATTAAAGACACACCCCGTGTAAACAAGTATTActctcgttgctttttcaaatattgaaaaactcgttttcgctcgcatttcaatattgaaaagaaaaacaactcgCGTAAATATCGTATAACACagtgtcacgatttagtgacatggatcgaGAATGGaacactctgtggggtgcctttctcaaattgcgacggaaagcgcctgtgcttgtaCGGGCTATTTTCTGCTGACCGAGCGTAGCACGGGAAATACGTTTTCCTGCACGCCTGGCTGGCATGCGAGGGGTGATATTTTGATACAGGGGTTCCACGTGCGTGATTTTGCTTGCTTGGCGAAATCGACTGTGACTGAACTGGATACGGGACACGTGGAGTCACGTGATGTTTTTTCAAGGTTGTTTGGGAAAGACATGAGAGGGACTCGAACACACGGCAGCGACAGAGAAGGATCGTTTTTCCTCCGTCCTAAAGTTAGATGGTCTTCTGTACACGTGGTGATTTATTATTTTAAGTCAGCGTGCCGTTTTGCATGATACAGTAGGGCTTTACGGAACTACGAAGGAGAGAGAACTTTTCGCTGTTTACCTGTGCTGTCAACAAGGTTGACAGGTTTTGATTCTTGGCTGAGCGGGGGATTTTTCCCACGCATAAAGTAATTCAGCAAGAAGGGGGTGGCGGTATTTTCGTCGACGGAcggaagccattcaaaagtgagcggattcgcttaaaggagagctacttacattaggctgttgaggtaataaatcattatttaatgctgttgacgagtctgtgtttgtggaatgaaatactctctgttgttctttccaggttagcgcataatttgctctttgtgacgctaaaataataatctgtatatggtttttgcagatatatggagagaaggaaggaaaatggctgatttgttgttttaaaagttcgtttgtgcaggcccacgtgctcgatgaaatatgtaaaggtgacatgtttgaaggtggagggtgaagggttgcgtggcatgtttagtgcaccgatgctttttgttgcagcctactTTCTACGCTACGCTGCTGTAACCGGGTCATCGCTGTTGCTGTCTTGCTGTATGCTGTTACTGCTGCTGGGATAACCGGTGAGGCCGTCATCGTCTGCAGGGGTCTTCCGGCAGGCAGTGACGTCACCTACACGACACCCGTTGTCTTCAGCAGCTGAGTGAGGCACCTGATTTCCCCACGAttccctgcttcgttccacGCCAACGTGAGGCACCTGATTTCCCCACGAttccctgcttcgttccacGCCAACCGGCACTCCAATCAACGAAGCAGTAGTGGGGAAGGACTATTTACGGGTCGCCCACTCCGTAAcgaaaagctaagtgcaccatgccATTGCGCCTTTAACCACCAAGTCACCTTGtgtatttgtgattatatttgagtggtgacgacgtggggtgtgtgacacctgcatttaACCAGCGCTTTTGCATAACCGGATATAGTCTTTCTtatctatacacgggatcagcgtgttattatcattttctaaactttaactggcatttttgtcagtgacctatattttacgttttgaacgtaaaacatcttttggagtgaagtctcgagggaggtggcgagttagtatataaacaggcgtctgaaacttatacttttgttgattctatctatttgtatgactgcgagagtggatcgtggtgtggttagttagttagtagtaactaaccgttcataatcaccttatgtgatatattgaaacgtgacacacagcaagccataaagtattctctatgtacacCACCTCCGACCTATCCGGGCGTTAGCCTAGGATAAGAGCAACCTTCTGTTTGGACGCATACCAAACGTCAACAGTCTGGCTACTGTGTGTGCGAAGAAGACGTGTTTGTGAGACTTTATTTCGCATAGTGACATGGATGTATATCTGACATTGTCTTAACCACAACAACAAGTTCGACTTTGCGCGGAAAAAGGTGTACGCAGTTGATAGTTAGAGTGTGTTTAATGTGTTTAAATGATTCTCTTATTCCGTGTAAAAGCTTGGGCAGATCTTTAGCAATTTACGAGATTTCCTAGGCACCTTCATGATGAACCGAAAATGTAGTTACGGATGAATGAATGCAGCACTGTGTATTTCTAGTGTTCTAGATCTGGCTATCTATATAAATTTAGTTAAGAGCACTGCAAGAGTATTTAATACTTACATTTCAAGGTAGATGGAAAACTATCATGTAGGAGTTTACGAATAAACGAAATATAAGACTGAGACTACAGCTTATAAAATGTGTCTATGTGGTCGCAGTAAGAGCCATCGATGTTGTATCTACTACACATTTTACCACAACCACGCAGTTAAGTAGTTTGCGGCTGCTAGTAAATACGCCACTGCGAAAAGGAACCCACACTGTGCATCTAATTACTGTATTTATTTCTGGCTAACACATTTTCAGTTGTATGCCACACACGACTCCCGTCACCATCACTTTACACATACAATCTGCTATCATTTGAATGAGAACTTACCACACACGACTCCCGTCACCATCTCTTTACACATACAATCTGCTATCATTTGAATGAGAACTTACCACACACGACTCCCGTCACCATCACTTTACACATACAATCTGCTATCATTTGAATGAGAACTTACCACACACGACTCCCGTCACCATCACTTTACACATACAATCTGCTATCATTTGAATAAGAACTTACCACACACGACTCCCGTCACCATCACTTTACACATACAATCTGCTATCATTTGAATAAGAACTTACCACACACGACTCCCGTCACCATCACTTTACACATACAATCTGCTATCATTTGAATGAACACTCACCACACACGACTCCCGTCACCATCACTTTACACATACAATCTGCTATCATTTGAATGAGAACTTACCACACACGACTCCCGTCACCATCACTTTACACATACAATCTGCTATCATTTGAATGAGAACTTACCACACACGACTCCCGTCACCATCACTTTACACATACAATCTGCTGTCATTTGAATAAGAACTTACCACACACGACTCCCGTCACCATCACTTTACACATACAATCTGCTATCATTTGAATGAGAACTTACCACACACGACTCCCGTCACCATCTCTTTACACATACAATCTGCTATCATTTGAATGAGAACTTACCACACACGACTCCCGTCACCATCACTTTACACATACAATCTGCTATCATTTGAATGAGAACTTACCACACACGACTCCCGTCACCATCTCTTTACACATACAATCTGCTATCATTTGAATGAGAACTTACCACACACGACTCCCGTCACCATCACTTTACACATACAATCTGCTATCATTTGAATGAGAACTTACCACACACGACTCCCGTCACCATCACTTTACACATACAATCTGCTGTCATTTGAATAAGAACTTACCACACACGACTCCCGTCACCATCACTTTACACATACAATCTGCTATCATTTGAATGAGAACTTACCACACACGACTCCCGTCACCATCACTTTACACATACAATCTGCTATCATTTGAATAAGAACTTACCACACACGACTCCCGTCACCATCACTTTACACATACAATCTGCTATCATTTGAATGAGAACTTACCACACACGACTCCCGTCACCATCACTTTACACATACAATCTGCTATCATTTGAATGAGAACTTACCACACACGACTCCCGTCACCATCACTTTACACATACAATCTGCTATCATTTGAATGAGAACTTACCACACACGACTCCCGTCACCATCACTTTACACATACAATCTGCTATCATTTGAATAAGAACTTACCACACACGACTCCCGTCACCATCACTTTACACATACAATCTGCTATCATTTGAATGAGAACTTACCACACACGACTCCCGTCACCATCACTTTACACATACAATCTGCTATCATTTGAATAAGAACTTACCACACACGACTCCCGTCACCATCACTTTACACATACAATCTGCTATTATTTGAATAAGAACTTACCACACACGACTCCCGTCACCATCACTTTACACATACAATCTGCTATCATTTGAATAAGAACTTACCACACACGACTCCCGTCACCATCACTTTACACATACAATCTGCTATCATTTGAATAAGAACTTACCACACACGACTCCCGTCACCATCACTTTACACATACAATCTGCTATCATTTGAATAAGAACTTACCACACACGACTCCCGTCACCATCACTTTACACATACAATCTGCTATCATTTGAATAAGAACTTACCACACACGACTCCCGTCACCATCACTTTACACATACAATCTGCTATCATTTGAATAAGAACTTACCACACGGAACTCCCGTCACCATCACTTTACACATACAATCTGCTATCATTTGAATAAGAACTTCCACACACGACTACCGTCACCATCACTTTACACATACACTCTGCTATCATTTGAATGAGCACTCACCACACACGACTCCCGTCACCATCACTTTACACATACAATCTGCTATCATTTGAATGAGCACTCACCACACAATCTGTGAGATCGAAGTAAATAAAGTACACCTGCAAAGAGTTAAGGAaaataatatattatatatagaGATATACTACAGTCAAAGGGCCAAGTACAAAGATTTACGTTTTTCACAGAAAAATTATTTTGTGCcaagaaaaaaatgtttctttaaatacacacacgcacacaaacgcagaAATGTAATGCTGACAAAGAAATAGAGGAAGGCACACAtccacaaacagagacagaggcataggcagacacgcagacaaacaaatacatacacatacagacaaagcAATACATTAATGAAAGGAGAAATAAAAAGAATGAATACATGAATTATACATTAATCAATACatacatgaataaataaatgagtAAGTAAATGAATAAGATAAATTCATATATTACTGAATGAATACGTAAGTAAATGTAAATGCATAAAAGCATTAATAGATCATTAACTAGCTAACTAACTACAtgcagctaactaactaactaactgactaactaactaactgagtCAATAACGAGCTAGCTCACTTACTAATTAACTAGATGATAAGTAACTCagtagctaactaactaactaaataactatctaaaaacataaataaatacatacatacattcacaaataaatagttaaccaaccaacctaacaaacaaacaaacaagcgaacaaacaaacaaacaaacatacaaagaaACAAATGAATAAGGATACAGCGAAGTTATTGGCCCTGACGTGGCTGGCGGTAGTGAGCACGGGTCTGCCCTCACAGTAGAGCACCTGGTTGGCTTTCACGCAGTTCTGAACCAGCACCCGTACcacctgaaaacacacacaccatgttacaatgtttaaatgttttattcCGCTTTTGGCCAGTAGGGCGTTAAACCTTTACACAATACACAGTCATataacacacgcaaacacacgcacaataaCAGTGCACGCAGGCACAGCAAGCAGTGATgttaaataaacaacaacaaagaaaaggaCAAGAGAAAGAATATGGAAAAAGAAACGAcctaaagaagaaaacaaatagaTGACCGGAGAAAAGGAAGAGTAgggggaagaaaaggaagagAAGGTAAGCAAGAACTTCACAACTTTACAACTTAGAGGCACACTTCTGCCCGTGTCAACAGTGTGGCTCcccatctcagatgtggccaggttttcacatgggataagatcatccctccatgTGT is from Littorina saxatilis isolate snail1 linkage group LG5, US_GU_Lsax_2.0, whole genome shotgun sequence and encodes:
- the LOC138966720 gene encoding uncharacterized protein, translating into MALLLAAALWLPAFITVLAVQVDDNSGMALPVRLVVFVFPLGIVSCGYLLKWRRRYWLSKVVRVLVQNCVKANQVLYCEGRPVLTTASHVRANNFAVYFIYFDLTDCVRSVDLLLFTCLEDDWDKLMRLVEFYARDKSYLLQVSMSERLTVMTASAYLFKLVRGVLPHPPQQRHINGQLCLCQFTEECVTRFVHSLDREDITALAELFTRHLFGYVSGSAVHRVNTELFHRLQ